In one Mucilaginibacter sp. PAMB04168 genomic region, the following are encoded:
- a CDS encoding DUF3298 domain-containing protein, translating to MKLKYLLLLSVICNCLASCISSPKIGKPDVYTDTLTYQFKAVNAKADDCAGKPDSTCTYVKFNYPAFDNQPLLNDTVVTGLAMLMDRQKGIAGLQRLTWQFLQDYKDFRKQNPTSTMHFELDCKVNIIRQDSSLVTMEYNGYQFTGGAHGGTVIRYLNWDVKGKKKILMSDIFTPGYEAELTKTAEKIFRKQENLTPGKSLKDDYFFKDGKFSLNQNFLITPIGIKFLYNQYEIKPYAAGQTSLEVPYSEIKTLLQPHTVVARYL from the coding sequence ATGAAATTGAAATATTTGTTGTTGCTGAGCGTAATTTGTAACTGTTTGGCATCGTGCATTAGCAGCCCTAAAATTGGTAAGCCCGACGTTTATACGGATACCTTGACCTATCAATTTAAAGCTGTAAATGCCAAGGCCGATGATTGCGCCGGGAAGCCCGACAGCACCTGCACCTACGTGAAGTTTAATTATCCGGCTTTTGATAACCAGCCTTTATTGAATGATACGGTGGTTACCGGTTTAGCTATGTTAATGGATAGACAAAAAGGTATTGCCGGATTACAGCGATTAACCTGGCAGTTTTTACAGGACTATAAAGATTTCAGGAAACAAAATCCTACATCTACCATGCACTTTGAACTGGATTGCAAAGTGAATATTATAAGGCAAGATTCAAGCCTTGTAACAATGGAATATAATGGTTATCAGTTTACCGGCGGGGCTCATGGAGGCACGGTTATCCGTTACTTGAACTGGGATGTAAAAGGCAAAAAAAAGATTTTGATGTCCGATATTTTTACACCCGGGTATGAAGCCGAACTTACTAAAACGGCAGAAAAGATATTTCGGAAACAGGAAAACCTGACACCCGGAAAATCCCTGAAAGATGATTACTTTTTTAAGGACGGGAAATTTAGCCTGAACCAAAATTTTTTAATTACCCCCATAGGCATCAAGTTTTTATACAACCAGTATGAAATTAAGCCATATGCAGCCGGGCAAACAAGCCTCGAAGTTCCATATTCTGAAATTAAAACCTTACTGCAACCCCATACAGTTGTAGCCCGATACTTATAA
- a CDS encoding GNAT family N-acetyltransferase, whose translation MQVHLRVAQKQDCPRLMELINELAVYERAPQEVTVSLQHFEEAGFGQRPVWKAFVAEVDNFIVGFALYYVRYSTWKGSRLYLEDLIVTEIMRGRGIGKLLFNRLLQEASEMSFNGMSWQVLDWNEPAINFYKKYEAGLEAGWLNASLSSEQLLTFKP comes from the coding sequence ATGCAGGTACATTTAAGAGTAGCCCAGAAACAAGACTGTCCGCGGTTGATGGAGTTGATTAATGAACTGGCCGTATATGAACGTGCGCCACAAGAAGTAACCGTAAGCCTACAACACTTTGAGGAAGCAGGCTTTGGTCAACGCCCGGTTTGGAAAGCTTTTGTGGCTGAGGTTGACAATTTCATTGTAGGCTTTGCCTTATATTATGTACGCTACTCTACTTGGAAAGGAAGTCGCCTGTATCTGGAAGATTTAATTGTGACAGAAATTATGCGTGGCCGTGGCATTGGTAAATTGTTATTTAACCGATTATTGCAAGAAGCCAGTGAAATGAGCTTTAACGGCATGAGCTGGCAAGTGCTGGATTGGAACGAGCCTGCTATAAATTTTTATAAAAAGTACGAGGCTGGTCTTGAAGCAGGTTGGCTGAATGCCTCCCTTTCTAGCGAACAGCTATTAACCTTTAAGCCATGA
- a CDS encoding YggS family pyridoxal phosphate-dependent enzyme: protein MSITDNIKRLKSELDILHVTLVAVSKTKPASEIQEAYDAGQRLFGENQVQELVEKYEQLPKDIEWHLVGHLQTNKVKYIAPFISLIHSVDSLKLLQEIDKQAAKNKRIIDCLLQVYIADEETKYGLGFDEVIELLRSDEFAELKNIRIRGLMGIATNTDSEKQIKEEFYELDTFFDGVTQSYFRKEDSFDTLSMGMSSDYKIAIEQGSTMVRLGSTIFGDRVIKHWKNN from the coding sequence ATGAGCATTACCGATAACATTAAACGTCTGAAAAGTGAATTGGATATACTGCACGTCACATTAGTTGCGGTGTCAAAAACCAAGCCTGCCAGCGAGATACAGGAAGCTTATGATGCCGGTCAGCGTCTGTTTGGCGAAAATCAGGTTCAAGAACTGGTGGAGAAATATGAACAGTTGCCAAAAGACATAGAGTGGCATTTAGTAGGTCATTTACAAACTAATAAGGTTAAATACATTGCACCTTTTATTAGCCTTATCCATTCGGTTGATAGCTTAAAGCTTTTGCAGGAAATTGATAAGCAAGCTGCTAAAAACAAACGAATTATTGATTGCTTGCTACAAGTGTATATAGCTGATGAAGAAACCAAGTATGGCTTAGGATTTGACGAAGTAATCGAATTATTAAGATCAGACGAGTTTGCAGAGCTGAAAAATATACGTATACGAGGCCTGATGGGCATTGCCACCAATACCGATAGCGAAAAACAGATTAAAGAAGAGTTTTATGAATTAGACACATTTTTTGACGGCGTAACGCAAAGCTACTTCAGGAAAGAAGATAGTTTTGATACACTGTCAATGGGGATGTCATCAGACTATAAAATTGCCATAGAGCAAGGTAGCACTATGGTACGGTTAGGCAGTACAATCTTCGGCGACCGGGTGATTAAACACTGGAAAAACAATTAG
- a CDS encoding DUF4296 domain-containing protein, translated as MHLYKNLFFLVAIFFVSCGDDVPKGILTHQQMAGVLVDVHIIDGSLMEIAQQPDTLYKYSANRYLQVFKQHDTDSAQFRKSFSYYANKPDQLFDIYEKVLPIIKAKSDSATKVKVKADSLERIRQNKINEKIAKRIADSVARLNKAKADSVAKIKKMPKQHIKKAQAGQGKLL; from the coding sequence ATGCACTTATATAAAAACTTGTTTTTTTTAGTCGCTATTTTTTTTGTGTCTTGTGGTGATGATGTACCAAAAGGCATACTAACACACCAACAAATGGCCGGTGTGCTGGTTGATGTTCATATCATAGACGGTAGCCTGATGGAGATTGCCCAGCAACCCGACACATTATATAAATACAGTGCAAACCGTTACCTGCAGGTGTTTAAGCAACATGATACTGATAGCGCGCAATTCAGAAAAAGCTTCAGTTATTATGCCAACAAGCCCGATCAGTTGTTTGATATATACGAAAAGGTGCTTCCGATTATAAAAGCGAAATCTGATTCGGCTACAAAAGTTAAAGTAAAGGCTGATTCATTAGAGAGAATAAGACAGAATAAAATAAACGAAAAGATTGCCAAACGCATAGCCGATTCCGTTGCGCGTCTTAACAAGGCCAAAGCCGATTCGGTTGCTAAAATTAAAAAGATGCCTAAGCAGCATATTAAGAAGGCGCAAGCGGGGCAAGGTAAATTATTATAG
- a CDS encoding endonuclease MutS2 translates to MLYPDNSADKLGFTEVKELIKAHCLSTMGQQMVDKIQVMNNYDQIHKFLSQAQEFKNILLNDAALPINHFFDIKTLASKVKIEGTFLSEEEFFQIQTSLATVFAVIGYFNEREGLYPNLEALFEHLPIEKAIIKKIDMVLDAKGKIRPNASRELLDITSGIAKAEQEARHKIDQIFKSASSNGWTADGSLTIRDGRLCIPLLAENKRKLKGFIHDESSTGQTVYMEPEEVFSLNNRIRDLEFERRREIIKILTQLTDELRPYVPLLLSYHSLLTKLDFVRAKALFAIDIEGEMPIVVNEAKLRLINARHPLLFLSFIKEKKTVVPLNVSIDDGVRIITVSGPNAGGKSVCMKTVGLLQLMSQAGLLIPADENSTVGVFKQVFVDIGDDQSIESDLSTYSAHLSKMKHFVEMANGRTLILIDEFGTGTDPQFGGPIAEAVLESLNQKKVRGMVTTHYSNLKIFSSNTEGIENASMLFDNQQMRPLYQLEVGKPGSSYAFEIAQKIGLPPQVLNLAKNKVSAGQKKVDTLLVDLEREKKEIYDTKVQLDRQQRRVDNLLTENEKLKSYLEENQKALIRDAKQQAKDIITNANKLVENTIAEIKSNQADKEKTKVLRENLNREVEKNTVKAAAPAKLTGDEDLKVGDWVKLTDSNTTGQVMEIAKDNVIIAIGDLRTVAKRKRVQKVSRKEVPKEIRRAGTSASSTSDVAGFSPEIDVRGMRGEDALHAIEKLLDRALMMSFGSLKIIHGKGDGILRKLIRNYFKKYDQVSHMEDEHQDRGGDGITYVYLK, encoded by the coding sequence ATGTTATATCCGGACAATAGTGCAGATAAATTAGGCTTTACCGAAGTAAAGGAACTGATAAAAGCACACTGCCTGAGCACCATGGGCCAGCAAATGGTGGACAAAATACAGGTGATGAATAATTATGATCAGATACATAAGTTTCTGAGTCAGGCCCAAGAATTTAAAAACATATTGCTAAATGATGCGGCTCTGCCCATCAACCATTTTTTTGACATCAAGACTCTTGCCAGTAAGGTTAAGATAGAAGGGACCTTCTTATCTGAAGAAGAGTTTTTTCAGATACAAACCTCACTGGCAACTGTGTTTGCTGTAATTGGTTATTTTAACGAGCGGGAAGGGCTATACCCTAACCTTGAAGCCTTATTTGAGCACTTACCCATAGAGAAGGCCATTATTAAAAAGATTGATATGGTGCTGGATGCAAAGGGTAAGATACGGCCAAATGCGTCGCGCGAGTTGCTGGACATTACTTCAGGCATTGCCAAAGCTGAACAGGAAGCCCGTCACAAAATTGATCAGATCTTTAAAAGCGCCTCTTCTAACGGCTGGACAGCCGACGGCTCACTTACCATTAGGGACGGTCGCCTGTGTATACCTTTACTAGCCGAAAACAAGCGTAAGTTAAAAGGCTTCATTCATGATGAGTCATCAACCGGCCAAACGGTTTATATGGAGCCGGAGGAAGTATTTAGCCTCAATAACCGTATACGTGACCTCGAATTTGAACGCCGCCGCGAAATTATAAAGATATTAACGCAGTTAACTGATGAGTTGCGACCCTACGTGCCGTTGCTATTATCCTATCACAGCTTGTTAACCAAGTTAGACTTTGTTCGTGCAAAGGCCTTATTTGCTATAGATATTGAAGGTGAGATGCCCATAGTAGTTAACGAAGCCAAGTTGAGGCTTATAAACGCGAGGCACCCTTTGCTATTCTTAAGTTTTATAAAGGAAAAGAAAACCGTAGTACCGCTTAACGTGAGCATTGATGATGGCGTGCGTATAATTACAGTATCAGGGCCTAATGCCGGTGGTAAGTCGGTTTGTATGAAAACGGTTGGCTTGTTACAATTAATGAGCCAAGCGGGATTGCTCATACCTGCTGATGAAAATAGCACGGTTGGCGTATTTAAGCAGGTATTTGTAGATATTGGCGATGACCAATCCATCGAAAGTGATTTAAGTACCTACAGTGCGCATTTATCAAAAATGAAGCACTTTGTAGAGATGGCCAATGGTAGAACTTTGATTTTGATTGATGAGTTTGGTACCGGTACAGACCCTCAATTTGGTGGACCCATTGCAGAGGCGGTTTTGGAGTCGTTAAATCAAAAAAAGGTAAGAGGAATGGTAACTACACACTACTCAAACCTTAAAATATTTTCGAGCAACACCGAGGGTATAGAAAATGCCTCCATGTTGTTTGACAACCAGCAAATGCGGCCGTTGTATCAATTAGAGGTAGGTAAGCCAGGTAGCTCTTACGCTTTTGAAATTGCTCAAAAAATTGGTTTACCGCCGCAGGTGCTTAACCTGGCCAAAAATAAAGTTAGTGCTGGCCAAAAAAAGGTAGATACTTTATTAGTTGATCTGGAGCGGGAAAAGAAAGAGATTTACGATACCAAGGTGCAGCTTGACCGTCAGCAGCGGCGGGTTGATAATTTGCTTACCGAGAACGAGAAGCTGAAAAGTTACCTGGAAGAAAATCAAAAAGCCTTAATACGGGACGCGAAACAACAGGCCAAGGATATCATAACCAATGCTAATAAACTGGTTGAGAATACGATAGCCGAAATTAAAAGCAATCAGGCTGATAAAGAAAAAACCAAGGTATTACGTGAAAACCTAAACCGGGAGGTGGAGAAGAATACAGTTAAGGCTGCTGCGCCAGCAAAACTAACAGGCGATGAAGACTTAAAAGTAGGTGATTGGGTTAAACTGACAGACTCAAACACTACCGGCCAGGTAATGGAGATTGCCAAGGATAATGTAATTATAGCCATAGGTGATCTGCGGACGGTAGCTAAGCGCAAGCGCGTGCAAAAGGTATCGCGTAAGGAAGTGCCAAAAGAGATTCGCCGTGCAGGAACCAGCGCATCATCAACCAGTGATGTAGCAGGCTTTAGCCCCGAGATTGATGTACGTGGTATGCGTGGAGAAGATGCTTTGCATGCTATTGAAAAGCTATTGGACCGTGCCCTGATGATGAGTTTCGGCTCACTTAAAATTATACATGGTAAAGGCGATGGCATACTACGCAAATTAATACGCAACTATTTTAAGAAATACGATCAGGTTAGCCACATGGAAGACGAACACCAGGATAGGGGCGGTGATGGTATTACTTATGTTTACCTAAAGTAA
- the galU gene encoding UTP--glucose-1-phosphate uridylyltransferase GalU → MVKKAVIPAAGLGTRFLPATKASPKEMLPIIDTPTIQYVVQEAVDSGIEDILIISGKGKRSIEDHFDRHPELEERLLEKEDKMYDEIMHLSDMANIHFIRQKEINGLGDAICYARHHTGKEPFAVLLGDTIINSVIPVTQQLIDIYEQYQSTVIAVETVPHDKVSRYGIVGGDMLSDTLMNLNTLIEKPDVDKAPSNLAIAGRYILTPEIYTALEKTPPGKNNEVQLTDAMLNLLKSESMYAHTIEGKRYDIGNKLDFLKTNVEFALRRKEFAKPFYAFLKEIVEQHKDQF, encoded by the coding sequence ATGGTAAAGAAAGCAGTAATTCCAGCGGCAGGATTAGGTACCCGGTTTTTGCCCGCAACCAAAGCGTCTCCAAAAGAAATGCTCCCTATAATTGATACGCCTACTATACAGTATGTGGTACAAGAAGCGGTTGACTCAGGCATTGAAGATATTCTAATTATATCGGGAAAAGGGAAAAGATCAATTGAAGATCACTTTGACCGTCATCCGGAATTAGAAGAGCGTTTGCTGGAGAAAGAAGATAAAATGTATGACGAGATCATGCACTTATCTGACATGGCTAATATCCACTTCATTCGCCAAAAAGAGATTAACGGTTTGGGCGATGCTATTTGCTATGCCCGCCATCACACTGGTAAAGAGCCGTTTGCCGTGTTATTAGGTGATACCATCATCAACTCTGTGATACCAGTTACGCAGCAATTAATAGACATTTATGAACAGTATCAAAGCACGGTTATTGCAGTAGAAACCGTTCCGCATGATAAAGTTTCGCGTTACGGCATTGTGGGTGGCGATATGCTGTCTGACACGTTGATGAACCTGAATACGCTGATAGAGAAGCCTGATGTTGACAAGGCTCCATCAAATCTGGCCATTGCAGGCCGCTATATCTTAACACCAGAGATTTATACCGCCTTAGAGAAAACGCCTCCGGGAAAAAACAACGAGGTGCAATTAACTGATGCCATGCTTAACCTGCTAAAAAGTGAAAGCATGTATGCGCACACTATTGAAGGTAAACGTTATGATATTGGCAACAAGCTTGATTTCTTGAAAACAAACGTAGAATTTGCCTTGCGCCGTAAGGAGTTTGCCAAGCCCTTTTATGCGTTTTTAAAAGAAATTGTAGAGCAACATAAAGATCAGTTTTAA
- a CDS encoding SGNH/GDSL hydrolase family protein: MGRVDIQPERTMLAWSGTSAKINFNGTGVKAVLQDEGGNNYYNVIIDGTVTQRIQIDAQKHAYTLAANLPKANHTLELFKLTEWAMGKTWLYEFDLDAGSALLAAPAIKKHKIEFFGNSITCGFAVLDTTGKDRGSAPYEDNYQSYAAITARHFDAEYYCTARSGIGVLVSWFPQIMPEMYDKVDPSNLQLKWDFTRYTPDVVVINLFQNDSWLVEHPEHPEFKARFGDKKPTPAQIVAAYQTFVKTIRSKYPKAQIICALGSMDASREGSPWPGYIKQAIVGLKDKSIQSFIFPAKNTPGHPSKKEQIDMANQLIGFIEKNVKW; the protein is encoded by the coding sequence ATGGGCAGGGTAGACATACAGCCCGAACGAACTATGCTGGCCTGGTCTGGCACGAGCGCAAAAATTAATTTTAACGGCACCGGTGTTAAAGCTGTATTGCAGGATGAAGGCGGCAATAATTACTACAATGTAATTATTGATGGTACAGTTACGCAGCGCATTCAGATTGACGCTCAAAAACATGCTTATACTTTAGCGGCAAATTTACCTAAGGCGAACCACACTTTGGAGTTGTTTAAGCTAACAGAGTGGGCAATGGGTAAAACCTGGCTGTACGAATTTGATCTGGATGCAGGTTCTGCACTTTTAGCTGCGCCGGCTATTAAGAAACATAAGATTGAGTTTTTTGGTAATTCTATAACCTGCGGCTTTGCTGTATTGGATACAACCGGAAAAGATCGTGGATCTGCTCCTTATGAAGATAATTATCAGAGTTATGCCGCTATAACCGCCAGGCACTTCGACGCCGAATACTATTGCACGGCTCGGAGCGGTATAGGCGTTTTGGTAAGCTGGTTTCCGCAGATTATGCCGGAGATGTACGATAAAGTCGATCCGTCTAACTTGCAACTGAAGTGGGACTTCACCCGTTATACGCCTGATGTGGTTGTAATTAACTTGTTCCAAAACGATTCCTGGCTGGTAGAACACCCAGAGCATCCGGAATTTAAAGCGCGTTTTGGTGATAAAAAGCCAACGCCTGCGCAGATAGTTGCCGCTTATCAAACTTTTGTAAAAACCATTCGCTCAAAGTATCCTAAGGCTCAAATTATTTGTGCCTTAGGCAGTATGGATGCCAGCCGCGAAGGTTCGCCATGGCCGGGATACATAAAGCAGGCCATAGTGGGTTTAAAAGATAAAAGTATTCAATCATTCATATTCCCTGCTAAAAATACGCCCGGCCACCCCAGTAAAAAGGAACAAATAGATATGGCTAATCAGTTAATTGGCTTTATAGAGAAGAATGTAAAGTGGTAG
- a CDS encoding glycoside hydrolase family 2 TIM barrel-domain containing protein, giving the protein MSTLTKRLLILLLLFQVLTVHAQRIKASINTNWQFYKGDIEGFPANNTNVKWETISIPHSWNTADVTDDEKGYYRGTCWYTKRLSIPASWQDKYVSVYFEGASQVAEVYVNGKKAGAHIGGYSAFNIPVKQYLNFAPNSVNVIAVKLNNKHNDDIPPLSADFTFFGGIYRDVYLVATNPVHFDTDDNASAGIFVTTPNVSAVKADVNIAGAFVNQSTKTRSLRVITRITDNEGKVIAQKQTSAKAGAGQKVSFTQNIVNIMQPALWSPESPYLYKINSVLVDADTKTQLDEVNNPLGFRWYDFDAQKGFFLNGKHYKLMGASRHQDYKDQGNALPDAMHVRDVELLKNMGANYLRVAHYPQDPEVLQACDRLGVLASVEIPIVNQITESAAFAQNSKNMQVEMIRQNFNHPSLIIWAYMNEVLLRLPYANGSVERQTYLKNVAQLAQQLEDLTRKEDPYRYTMIPNHGSFELYNNAGLTKIPKIVGWNLYQGWYGGDLNGFAQYLDRHHKDLPDKPLIVTEYGADADPRVHSMQPVRFDKSNEYAVIYHKAYLKAMNERAFVAGGAIWNLADFNSEQRAESMPHINNKGIATIDRQPKDSYWLYKANLWKKPFVSIGSKRWTLRSGIAESTDKLQCTQPVEIYSNQPSVMLKLNGKDLGSVNTVDGAAAFNVPFINGENRLQAITFVNDEQVADEVLIDFNLVPANLKSTALPFTELNVSLGDKRFIVDEVQQQVWLPEKAYEPGSWGYIGGEVFTMKGNGRISYGSDKNILGTDNDPVFETQRVGIEQFKLDVPDGTYEVTLHFAELLSNQKGEELVYNLSTTGSVAKKDEISTRAFDVAINNVTVVENLSNSNYLEPDKAYSSKVMVNASHGKGIVINFKARTGQTILNGLQVRKLF; this is encoded by the coding sequence ATGTCTACCTTAACTAAACGTTTGCTTATCCTTTTGCTTTTGTTTCAGGTTTTAACTGTGCACGCACAACGGATCAAAGCCAGTATAAATACTAACTGGCAGTTTTATAAAGGTGATATTGAAGGCTTTCCGGCAAATAACACCAACGTTAAGTGGGAAACCATATCTATTCCGCATAGCTGGAACACAGCCGATGTAACAGACGACGAAAAAGGTTATTACCGTGGTACATGTTGGTACACCAAGCGCTTAAGCATTCCGGCATCCTGGCAGGACAAATATGTCAGCGTTTATTTCGAAGGTGCTTCGCAGGTTGCTGAAGTGTATGTAAACGGAAAAAAGGCTGGTGCACACATTGGCGGTTATAGTGCTTTTAATATACCGGTTAAGCAATATTTAAATTTTGCGCCAAACTCGGTCAATGTCATTGCTGTGAAGCTTAACAACAAGCATAATGATGATATTCCACCATTATCAGCCGATTTTACTTTTTTTGGCGGTATATACCGCGACGTTTATTTGGTGGCTACCAATCCGGTTCACTTCGATACGGATGATAACGCTTCAGCCGGGATATTTGTAACCACGCCGAATGTATCGGCTGTAAAAGCTGATGTAAACATAGCCGGAGCATTTGTAAACCAATCAACCAAAACCAGGAGTTTGCGGGTCATTACTCGTATTACAGACAATGAAGGGAAGGTAATTGCGCAAAAACAAACATCGGCAAAAGCAGGAGCAGGGCAAAAAGTAAGCTTTACGCAGAATATTGTAAACATCATGCAACCCGCCTTGTGGTCGCCCGAAAGCCCTTACCTTTATAAGATTAATTCAGTTTTAGTTGATGCTGATACCAAAACACAACTGGATGAGGTAAACAATCCGCTAGGGTTTCGCTGGTATGATTTTGATGCCCAAAAGGGTTTTTTCCTGAACGGAAAACATTACAAGCTAATGGGCGCCAGTCGCCATCAGGATTATAAAGACCAAGGTAATGCGCTGCCTGATGCTATGCACGTGCGCGACGTTGAACTGTTAAAAAACATGGGTGCCAACTATTTGCGCGTGGCTCATTATCCGCAAGATCCGGAAGTTTTGCAAGCCTGCGACCGGCTGGGGGTACTGGCTTCGGTTGAGATACCTATTGTAAATCAAATTACCGAAAGCGCAGCGTTTGCACAAAACAGTAAAAATATGCAGGTGGAAATGATTCGTCAGAACTTTAATCATCCAAGCCTTATCATTTGGGCCTACATGAACGAGGTTTTGCTGCGTTTGCCTTATGCCAACGGATCTGTGGAACGGCAAACTTACCTTAAAAACGTAGCCCAACTAGCACAGCAACTCGAAGATCTTACCCGAAAAGAAGATCCATACCGGTATACCATGATTCCTAATCACGGCAGTTTTGAGTTATATAACAACGCTGGCCTAACCAAAATACCGAAAATTGTAGGCTGGAACCTATACCAGGGCTGGTACGGCGGCGATTTGAACGGCTTTGCCCAGTACCTTGACCGACACCATAAAGATTTGCCCGATAAACCGTTAATAGTTACAGAATACGGTGCCGATGCCGATCCGCGTGTACATAGCATGCAGCCTGTAAGGTTCGACAAATCAAACGAGTATGCGGTTATCTATCACAAGGCTTACCTCAAAGCCATGAACGAACGGGCATTTGTTGCCGGCGGGGCGATATGGAATCTGGCCGACTTTAATTCAGAACAACGTGCTGAAAGTATGCCCCACATTAATAATAAAGGTATAGCTACTATAGACAGACAACCCAAGGACAGTTATTGGCTGTACAAAGCCAACCTATGGAAAAAGCCTTTTGTATCCATTGGCTCAAAGCGATGGACATTACGCAGTGGTATAGCCGAATCAACAGATAAATTGCAGTGTACCCAGCCTGTCGAAATATACAGCAACCAACCCAGTGTAATGCTGAAGCTGAATGGTAAAGACTTAGGTTCGGTTAACACCGTAGATGGTGCTGCGGCATTTAATGTGCCCTTTATAAACGGCGAGAACAGGCTGCAGGCAATAACTTTTGTTAATGATGAGCAGGTTGCCGACGAGGTGTTGATCGATTTTAATCTTGTACCCGCCAATCTTAAAAGCACCGCTTTGCCCTTTACTGAGTTGAATGTAAGCCTGGGCGATAAACGCTTTATTGTAGATGAAGTGCAACAGCAAGTATGGTTACCCGAAAAAGCCTATGAACCTGGCAGCTGGGGCTATATAGGCGGTGAGGTGTTTACGATGAAAGGCAACGGACGTATCAGTTACGGATCTGACAAAAACATACTGGGTACTGATAACGATCCGGTGTTTGAAACGCAGCGGGTAGGCATAGAGCAATTTAAGCTTGATGTGCCCGACGGTACTTACGAGGTAACACTGCACTTTGCCGAACTGCTCTCTAACCAAAAAGGTGAGGAATTAGTCTACAACCTTTCAACAACAGGCAGCGTTGCCAAGAAAGATGAGATCAGCACACGTGCATTTGACGTAGCTATAAACAATGTTACCGTAGTGGAAAACTTAAGCAACAGTAATTACCTCGAACCCGATAAAGCTTACAGTAGTAAAGTAATGGTTAATGCAAGCCATGGGAAGGGCATCGTTATAAATTTTAAGGCGCGGACCGGGCAAACTATACTAAACGGTTTACAGGTACGTAAACTATTTTAG